The genomic DNA AGGACATAATATTGATAGGCATGGTAGTTAAGCTGTTGCCTTAATAACGCCAACCGCTGGCGGGCTAGCTCTTTCGCTGTTGCAGACATGTAGGCTATATCATGAGGGAACAACACCCGTGAAGAGAAGACGAATATCCCTCAACGACGCTCAGACAACAATGCCCCGCCAGACGAGATATTTTCGTGGGGAACTTCATCGATAAAAATAAGAATAGAGCTTTTTGGTTTTCCAGCTGCCTTGGCAATAACCTCCGTCACCCCGCTGCAAATCTCTTCTTTTTGCTTTTTATCAAGTGTCCCGGCCACTCGAATACTAACATACGGCATAACAGCCTCCCTTCTTTAGAGTTATTGTGCTCAGGTTGACGAGTGAAAGGTTCATGAGCAATCTTGAACCATCGAACAAGAGATAAATTCTCAGGGAGAGATCAACCCTCGACAGGGCTCATTGACCAATAACTGTCAACTGCAGTCCCTCACTCTGAGTTATATATGATTGCTATTTTGTGACTATCCACCTTCTGACCCAG from Desulfobulbaceae bacterium includes the following:
- a CDS encoding 4-oxalocrotonate tautomerase family protein — protein: MPYVSIRVAGTLDKKQKEEICSGVTEVIAKAAGKPKSSILIFIDEVPHENISSGGALLSERR